A stretch of the Mesorhizobium huakuii genome encodes the following:
- the clpA gene encoding ATP-dependent Clp protease ATP-binding subunit ClpA: MPAFSQGLEKALHQALTLANERHHEYATLEHLLLALIDDTEAAAVMRACNVDLDELKHTVLTYIDTELDNLVTGYDEDSKPTAGFQRVIQRAVIHVQSSGREEVSGANVLVAIFAERESHAAYFLQEQQMTRYDAVNYISHGIAKRPGASETRSPRGADDEQGGQNGAEPQEEGGKKKQQQDALTAYCVNLNNKAKAGKIDPLIGRESEINRTIQVLCRRSKNNPLYVGDPGVGKTAIAEGLAKRIVEGDVPEVLHNATIFALDMGTLLAGTRYRGDFEERLKQVVKELEDYPGAVLFIDEIHTVIGAGATSGGAMDASNLLKPALSSGAIRCIGSTTYKEFRQFFEKDRALVRRFQKIDVNEPTIEDAIEIMKGLKPYYEEFHKVKFTNEAIKASVELSARYINDRKLPDKAIDVIDETGASQMLVPEAKRKKTIGIKEIEATIATMARIPPKTVSADDEKVLQGLDIELKRVVYGQDTAITALTSAIKLARAGLREPEKPIGSYLFSGPTGVGKTEVAKQLAASLGVELIRFDMSEYMERHTVSRLIGAPPGYVGFDQGGLLTDGVDQHPHCVLLLDEVEKAHPDLFNILLQVMDHGKLTDHNGKQIDFRNVILIMTTNAGASDAQRAAIGFGSTKREGDDVEAINRLFTPEFRNRLDAIIPFGSLPVPVIHQVVQKFVMQLEAQLSERGVTFDLSPDAIAWLADKGYDERMGARPLGRVIQEHIKKPLADEVLFGKLKKGGTVRVTVEKKETGETGLKLRSLADEAPVKPKKEEPEDAPKPPKAVAKKPAAKKIVAQKPEPKGKDGGKRSLVPQLPRKG, translated from the coding sequence ATGCCGGCTTTCTCCCAAGGCCTGGAAAAGGCGCTTCACCAGGCGCTGACGCTCGCCAATGAGCGGCACCACGAATACGCAACCCTTGAACACCTGCTGCTCGCGTTGATCGACGACACTGAGGCGGCCGCCGTCATGCGCGCCTGCAATGTCGATCTCGATGAGCTCAAGCACACTGTTCTCACCTATATCGACACCGAGCTCGACAATCTCGTCACCGGCTACGATGAGGATTCCAAGCCGACCGCCGGCTTCCAGCGCGTCATCCAGCGCGCGGTGATCCATGTGCAGTCGTCTGGCCGTGAGGAAGTCTCGGGCGCCAATGTGCTCGTCGCGATCTTCGCCGAGCGCGAGAGCCACGCCGCCTATTTCCTGCAGGAACAGCAGATGACCCGCTACGACGCGGTCAACTACATCTCGCACGGCATCGCCAAGCGCCCCGGTGCGTCGGAGACGCGTTCGCCGCGCGGCGCCGATGACGAGCAGGGCGGCCAGAACGGCGCCGAGCCGCAAGAGGAAGGCGGCAAGAAAAAGCAGCAGCAGGATGCGCTGACGGCTTATTGCGTCAACCTCAACAACAAGGCCAAGGCCGGCAAGATCGATCCGCTGATCGGCCGCGAGTCGGAGATCAACCGCACCATCCAGGTGCTGTGTCGCCGCTCCAAGAACAACCCGCTCTATGTGGGTGATCCCGGCGTCGGCAAGACGGCGATCGCTGAAGGCTTGGCCAAGCGCATTGTCGAGGGCGACGTTCCCGAGGTGCTGCACAACGCCACCATCTTCGCGCTCGACATGGGCACGTTGCTGGCCGGCACGCGCTACCGCGGCGATTTCGAGGAACGGCTGAAGCAGGTCGTCAAGGAACTCGAGGACTATCCCGGCGCGGTTCTGTTCATCGATGAGATCCACACGGTGATCGGTGCGGGTGCGACATCAGGCGGCGCCATGGACGCGTCGAACCTGTTGAAGCCGGCCTTGTCGTCGGGTGCGATCCGCTGCATCGGCTCGACCACCTACAAGGAATTCCGCCAGTTCTTCGAGAAGGATCGCGCTCTGGTGCGGCGCTTCCAGAAGATCGACGTCAACGAGCCGACCATCGAGGACGCCATCGAGATCATGAAGGGCCTCAAGCCCTATTATGAGGAATTCCACAAGGTGAAGTTCACCAACGAGGCGATCAAGGCTTCGGTGGAACTGTCGGCGCGCTACATCAACGACCGCAAGCTGCCGGACAAGGCGATCGACGTGATCGACGAGACCGGCGCCTCGCAGATGCTCGTGCCGGAAGCCAAGCGCAAGAAGACCATTGGTATCAAGGAGATCGAGGCAACGATCGCCACCATGGCGCGCATTCCGCCGAAGACGGTTTCGGCCGATGACGAGAAGGTGCTGCAGGGCCTCGACATCGAGCTGAAGCGCGTCGTCTATGGTCAGGACACCGCGATCACCGCGCTGACCTCGGCGATCAAGCTGGCCCGTGCCGGCCTGCGCGAACCGGAAAAGCCGATCGGCTCGTATCTGTTCTCGGGTCCGACCGGCGTCGGCAAGACCGAAGTCGCCAAGCAACTCGCCGCCTCGCTTGGCGTCGAGCTGATCCGCTTCGACATGTCGGAGTATATGGAACGCCACACCGTTTCGCGGCTGATCGGCGCGCCTCCCGGCTATGTCGGATTCGACCAGGGCGGCCTGTTGACCGACGGTGTCGACCAGCATCCGCACTGCGTGCTGTTGCTGGACGAGGTCGAGAAGGCACATCCGGACCTGTTCAACATCCTGTTGCAGGTGATGGACCACGGCAAGCTGACCGACCACAACGGCAAGCAGATCGACTTCCGCAATGTCATCCTGATCATGACCACCAATGCGGGCGCATCCGATGCGCAGCGCGCGGCGATCGGTTTCGGTTCGACCAAGCGCGAAGGCGACGATGTCGAGGCGATCAACCGGCTGTTCACGCCGGAGTTCCGCAACCGTCTCGATGCGATCATCCCGTTCGGCTCGCTGCCGGTGCCGGTCATCCATCAGGTGGTGCAGAAGTTCGTCATGCAGCTCGAGGCGCAGCTCTCCGAGCGTGGCGTCACCTTCGACCTGTCGCCGGATGCGATCGCTTGGCTCGCCGACAAGGGCTATGACGAGCGCATGGGCGCGCGGCCGCTCGGCCGTGTGATCCAGGAGCACATCAAGAAGCCGTTGGCCGACGAGGTGCTGTTCGGCAAGCTCAAGAAGGGCGGCACGGTGCGCGTCACCGTCGAGAAGAAGGAAACCGGCGAGACCGGCCTGAAACTCAGATCGCTGGCCGACGAGGCGCCGGTGAAGCCGAAGAAGGAAGAGCCGGAAGACGCGCCGAAGCCGCCCAAGGCCGTGGCCAAGAAGCCTGCCGCGAAGAAGATCGTGGCGCAGAAGCCCGAGCCCAAGGGCAAGGACGGCGGCAAGCGCAGCCTGGTCCCGCAACTGCCCCGCAAGGGCTGA
- the clpS gene encoding ATP-dependent Clp protease adapter ClpS, protein MQNGSGDGNEAGRGTAVITRTKTKTKKPSLYRVLILNDDYTPMEFVVHVLERFFQKDREAATRIMLHVHNHGVGECGVYTFEVAETKVSQVMDFARQNQHPLQCVMEKK, encoded by the coding sequence ATGCAAAACGGCAGCGGCGACGGCAATGAAGCCGGCCGCGGGACGGCCGTCATCACGCGCACCAAAACCAAAACCAAGAAGCCCAGCCTTTACCGGGTCCTCATCCTCAACGACGACTACACTCCGATGGAGTTCGTGGTTCACGTGCTGGAGCGTTTTTTCCAGAAGGACCGCGAAGCCGCCACACGCATCATGCTTCATGTTCACAATCATGGAGTGGGCGAGTGCGGGGTCTATACATTCGAGGTGGCCGAGACCAAAGTGTCTCAGGTCATGGATTTCGCCCGACAGAATCAGCATCCGCTGCAATGCGTGATGGAGAAGAAGTGA
- a CDS encoding phasin family protein, whose amino-acid sequence MTQTYEDFSKYGKEFADTGLKSFASLSKGAQAIATEAGEYTKKSFEAGSAAVEKLFSAKSLDKAIEIQSDYAKQSYEAFVAEATKIGDLYAELAKEAYKPFGSIVAKAK is encoded by the coding sequence ATGACCCAGACCTATGAGGACTTCAGCAAATACGGCAAGGAATTCGCCGACACCGGATTGAAGAGCTTCGCTTCGCTCTCCAAGGGCGCCCAGGCGATCGCCACTGAGGCCGGTGAATACACCAAGAAGAGCTTTGAGGCTGGCAGCGCCGCCGTCGAGAAGCTGTTTTCGGCCAAGTCGCTGGACAAGGCGATCGAGATTCAGTCCGATTATGCCAAGCAGTCCTACGAGGCGTTCGTCGCCGAGGCCACCAAGATCGGCGACCTCTATGCCGAACTCGCCAAGGAAGCCTATAAGCCGTTCGGATCGATCGTTGCCAAGGCGAAGTAA
- a CDS encoding D-alanyl-D-alanine carboxypeptidase gives MRKALLGIVSKSTSPLKAIMVFALALTFVCADVASSLAARQAAIVVDAKTGKVLYSVDANGRRYPASLTKMMTLYLTFEAMAKGKISRNSPVVFSAHASAEAPTKLGVKPGGSVTVETAILSIVTKSANDSATALGEMLGGDETTFARMMTAKARQLGMNGTVFRNANGLPDPGQFTTARDMATLGIALREHFPQYYGYFSQRSFLYGRQRINGHNRLLGRIKGVDGIKTGYTRASGFNLVSSVSDGNRRLVAVVMGGTSGGSRDNQMASLINTYMPRASTRGGGDLVAKADSSNPIKALAKVLLPKHDAPTPDDKPVAVASADDTSVAEDATVAQGDDEESAEAEAPKLVVPAKKVKTVIVAAPKVATAQVVAAYAEPAPAAEPTPTVDPVNTASVPSGWAIQVASSPKQSEAQAFLDKTTKQAPKVLAAAAGFTVAFDKDGVTYYRARFGGFGSKDAAWKACTALKKKKIECFAVQQ, from the coding sequence GTGCGTAAGGCGTTGTTGGGCATCGTTTCCAAATCCACCTCCCCTCTCAAAGCGATCATGGTCTTCGCCCTGGCGTTGACGTTCGTTTGCGCCGACGTTGCCTCCTCACTGGCAGCGCGGCAGGCAGCTATTGTCGTGGACGCCAAGACGGGCAAGGTGCTGTATTCCGTGGATGCCAATGGCAGGCGCTATCCGGCGTCGCTGACCAAGATGATGACGCTTTATCTGACCTTCGAAGCCATGGCGAAGGGCAAGATCAGCAGGAATTCGCCGGTCGTGTTTTCGGCTCACGCCTCCGCCGAGGCGCCGACGAAACTCGGCGTGAAGCCGGGCGGTTCGGTCACGGTCGAAACCGCGATCCTGTCGATCGTCACCAAGTCTGCGAACGACTCGGCCACCGCGCTCGGCGAAATGCTTGGCGGCGATGAAACGACTTTTGCCCGCATGATGACCGCCAAGGCGCGGCAGCTCGGCATGAACGGCACCGTCTTCCGCAATGCCAACGGCCTGCCCGACCCCGGCCAGTTCACCACCGCGCGCGATATGGCGACGCTCGGCATCGCGCTCAGAGAGCATTTTCCCCAGTACTATGGTTATTTCTCGCAGCGCTCCTTTCTCTACGGACGCCAGCGCATCAACGGCCACAACCGTCTGCTCGGCCGCATCAAGGGCGTCGACGGCATCAAGACCGGCTATACCCGCGCCTCCGGCTTCAACCTTGTTTCGTCCGTATCCGACGGCAACCGCCGCCTTGTTGCCGTTGTCATGGGCGGCACGTCGGGTGGCAGCCGCGACAACCAGATGGCATCGCTGATCAACACCTACATGCCGAGGGCCTCGACCCGCGGCGGCGGCGATCTGGTTGCCAAGGCCGACAGCAGCAACCCGATCAAGGCCCTTGCCAAGGTTCTCCTGCCCAAGCACGACGCGCCGACCCCGGACGACAAGCCGGTGGCGGTGGCCAGCGCCGACGACACATCCGTTGCCGAAGACGCGACTGTTGCGCAGGGTGATGACGAAGAGAGCGCCGAGGCCGAAGCACCCAAACTGGTTGTCCCGGCAAAGAAGGTGAAGACGGTCATTGTCGCCGCGCCCAAGGTCGCCACGGCACAGGTCGTGGCCGCCTATGCCGAGCCGGCACCGGCTGCCGAGCCGACGCCGACCGTCGATCCGGTCAACACCGCTTCGGTGCCGTCGGGCTGGGCGATCCAGGTTGCGTCCTCGCCAAAACAGTCGGAAGCCCAGGCATTCCTCGACAAGACCACCAAGCAGGCGCCGAAGGTGCTGGCGGCTGCCGCCGGCTTCACCGTCGCCTTCGACAAGGACGGCGTCACCTATTACCGCGCCCGCTTCGGCGGCTTTGGTTCGAAGGACGCCGCCTGGAAGGCCTGCACCGCTTTGAAGAAGAAGAAAATCGAGTGCTTCGCCGTCCAGCAGTAG
- a CDS encoding DnaJ domain-containing protein, protein MLGAIIGLVALLLVLMGVASAFLRADPARLASGMRTLGPILLALVGGAVLLVGRSGIGGIMLFVAIGWYAATRANRPDVRPASGKRSTVRTAALEMELDHNTGGLEGLVLAGRHDGKMLGAMGLAELQHLYRELSGDAESRQLLETYLDGRFPVWRKNTETNGGEGLGVAPGSGAMTKEEAYKVLGLEAGAAAADVRKAHRRLMQRLHPDIGGTSFLAARINEAKDVLLSNHN, encoded by the coding sequence ATGTTAGGCGCAATTATCGGTCTGGTCGCATTGCTGCTGGTGCTCATGGGCGTAGCCTCGGCCTTTTTGCGGGCTGATCCGGCCCGGCTTGCAAGCGGGATGAGAACACTCGGGCCGATCTTGCTGGCGCTGGTGGGCGGCGCCGTGCTTCTGGTTGGTCGAAGCGGAATCGGCGGCATCATGCTGTTCGTGGCGATCGGCTGGTACGCCGCAACGCGCGCGAACCGGCCCGATGTCAGGCCGGCGTCGGGAAAACGCTCAACGGTGCGGACGGCAGCGCTCGAAATGGAGCTGGATCACAATACGGGCGGCCTCGAAGGACTGGTCCTGGCCGGTCGCCATGATGGCAAGATGCTTGGCGCGATGGGCCTTGCGGAGCTGCAGCATCTCTACCGCGAACTCTCCGGCGACGCGGAGAGCCGCCAGTTGCTAGAGACGTATCTTGACGGCAGATTTCCCGTCTGGCGCAAAAACACTGAGACGAACGGTGGCGAAGGGCTGGGTGTTGCGCCAGGTTCGGGCGCCATGACTAAGGAGGAGGCCTACAAGGTCCTTGGTCTTGAAGCGGGGGCCGCCGCGGCGGATGTCCGCAAGGCGCACCGCCGCTTGATGCAGCGCCTGCACCCCGATATCGGCGGCACGTCTTTCCTGGCGGCGCGAATCAACGAAGCCAAGGACGTCTTGCTCTCCAATCACAACTAG
- a CDS encoding DUF1489 family protein, whose translation MALNLLKLCVGCDSVEDLEEWIEFRLDERRRAGEPAEHWHTTRMVPTRGAEITDGGSLYWVIKGNVQCRQLITEIRPFTDDEGIGRCHLMLDPQVVRTDWQPRRAFQGWRYLKPSDAPTDLGKGKAGLVEMPPKLRRELADLGLL comes from the coding sequence ATGGCTCTCAATCTCCTAAAACTGTGCGTCGGCTGCGACAGCGTCGAGGATCTCGAGGAATGGATCGAGTTCCGTCTCGACGAACGGCGCCGCGCCGGGGAACCTGCCGAACACTGGCACACCACCCGCATGGTGCCGACGCGCGGTGCCGAAATCACCGATGGCGGGTCGCTCTACTGGGTGATCAAGGGCAATGTGCAATGCCGCCAGCTGATCACCGAGATCCGGCCGTTCACCGACGACGAGGGCATCGGCCGCTGCCACCTGATGCTCGATCCGCAAGTCGTGCGCACCGACTGGCAGCCGCGCCGGGCTTTCCAGGGCTGGCGCTATCTGAAACCGTCGGATGCGCCGACCGATCTCGGCAAGGGCAAGGCCGGGCTGGTCGAGATGCCGCCGAAACTCAGGCGCGAGCTTGCCGATCTCGGCTTGCTGTAG